One stretch of Corallococcus exiguus DNA includes these proteins:
- a CDS encoding Kelch repeat-containing protein — MDAWRVSRALLLGLVCVVVGCSSKPPEEKTLAHQASPLTVEGWTETAPMAEARKYHAGVALPSGKVLVTGGYNASGYLSSSTLFDPATGSWTAAASMPEARQIHALTLLPSGNVLVVGGENATGRLASAAVYSPATNTWASAGSFATGVARAAVTATVLPSGKVLVAGGGNNTGAYFKVDLYDPASGSWSAGPNLGVPRRNHTATLLPSGQVLVAGGVESMSLASAEVYNPTSNTWAATGSLAAARYNHTATLLPSGKVLVVGGRNGTGLLVTAEEYDPSTGQWSATGALGTARELHTATLLSTGHVLVTGGMFGSAATAALASTEVYDPVTRQWSAATPMVGARYSHVAVSLGAQGKVLVVGGLGSSGTSLKTAELYGYDACTWVTCNSAPGPCYEATGTCGNGVCSYAPKAVGVTCDDGDTCTTADACNGAGVCAGSATQCGSPPGQCYETAGTCSEGTCSYSYKATGAACDDGDACTVGETCNGAGGCSGTPMGCNSPPSQCFELAGTCSDGACTYAPKAAGTACDDNNGGTINDVCSGAGVCAGVPACTTPPDACHGSPGTYSNGACTYPPKAAGTLCDDSNSCTTSDVCDGAGICRGSELSCNNPPNQCYQSAGTCTNGTCSYVPKAAGASCDDSNSCTTGDVCNGAGSCGGSPLSCSTASNNYCSGNDIRRTTGTGTCSGGSCQSTDVLVQTCQTGSSGPYCSGNGAYETVYGGCSNGACTSSQQLIESCSTSSSNYCSGNTVRKLTGTGCSGGNCGSTDTLVQTCSTASNDYCSGNTVRRTTGTGCSGGSCGSTDTAVQTCSPVDSYSCSGNTVQKTTSGFCSGGGCGGSTTTNVTTCSPFDTYSCNGNTVQKTTNGLCSGSGCGGSSTTNVRTCSPVDTYTCNGNTVQKTTRGICLGNGCNGSSATTDVTTCTPYDVYTCSGNTIQRITSGLCIAGGGCIGTVVTDVQTCGSGQTCSGGTCVSSGARWVNTGTCDDGSRACRTVNCNNFSPDGPCAQLGSACAVGSSPRYQWVCL, encoded by the coding sequence ATGGACGCGTGGAGAGTCAGCAGGGCTCTGCTGTTGGGGCTGGTCTGTGTCGTCGTGGGCTGTAGTAGCAAACCACCGGAAGAGAAGACGCTGGCTCACCAGGCTTCGCCACTGACGGTAGAGGGGTGGACCGAGACCGCGCCCATGGCGGAGGCTCGCAAGTACCACGCAGGCGTCGCGCTGCCGTCTGGCAAGGTGCTGGTGACGGGCGGTTACAACGCCAGTGGCTATCTCTCCTCCTCCACCCTCTTCGACCCCGCGACGGGCTCCTGGACGGCGGCCGCGTCCATGCCGGAGGCCCGGCAGATCCACGCCCTGACGCTGCTGCCTTCGGGCAATGTGCTCGTGGTGGGCGGAGAGAATGCGACGGGCCGCCTGGCTTCCGCGGCGGTGTATTCCCCCGCCACGAATACATGGGCCTCCGCGGGGAGCTTCGCCACGGGCGTGGCTCGGGCTGCCGTGACGGCGACGGTGCTGCCCTCGGGCAAGGTGCTGGTGGCCGGCGGTGGAAACAATACGGGGGCCTACTTCAAGGTGGACCTGTATGACCCGGCCTCCGGAAGCTGGAGTGCCGGCCCCAATCTGGGCGTGCCGCGTCGCAACCATACGGCGACGCTGCTGCCTTCGGGCCAGGTGCTGGTGGCGGGCGGCGTAGAGAGCATGAGCCTCGCGTCGGCGGAGGTGTACAACCCTACAAGCAACACCTGGGCGGCGACGGGCAGCCTGGCGGCGGCGCGCTACAACCACACGGCGACGCTTCTGCCTTCGGGCAAGGTGCTGGTGGTGGGTGGCCGCAACGGCACCGGCCTGCTGGTGACGGCCGAGGAGTATGACCCGAGCACCGGACAGTGGAGTGCGACGGGCGCGCTGGGCACGGCCAGGGAGTTGCACACCGCCACCCTGCTGAGCACGGGACATGTGCTGGTGACTGGCGGAATGTTTGGCAGCGCCGCGACGGCCGCACTCGCGAGCACGGAGGTGTACGACCCTGTCACCCGGCAATGGAGCGCGGCGACTCCCATGGTCGGTGCTCGGTATTCGCATGTGGCGGTGTCGCTGGGGGCGCAGGGCAAGGTGCTGGTGGTGGGCGGCCTGGGCTCCAGCGGCACGAGCCTGAAGACGGCGGAGCTGTATGGCTACGACGCGTGCACCTGGGTGACCTGTAACAGCGCACCAGGGCCCTGCTACGAGGCGACGGGGACGTGTGGCAATGGGGTGTGCAGCTATGCGCCGAAGGCCGTTGGAGTCACCTGCGACGATGGGGATACGTGCACCACCGCGGACGCGTGCAACGGCGCGGGGGTTTGCGCGGGAAGTGCCACCCAGTGCGGCAGTCCTCCGGGGCAGTGCTATGAGACGGCGGGAACGTGCAGCGAGGGGACGTGCTCCTACTCGTACAAGGCGACGGGCGCCGCGTGTGACGACGGGGATGCGTGCACGGTGGGCGAGACGTGCAATGGGGCGGGCGGATGCTCAGGCACGCCCATGGGCTGCAACAGCCCGCCGAGCCAGTGCTTCGAGTTGGCGGGGACGTGCAGCGACGGGGCGTGCACGTATGCTCCGAAGGCGGCGGGCACGGCTTGTGATGACAACAATGGGGGCACCATCAACGACGTGTGCAGCGGAGCGGGCGTCTGCGCCGGAGTGCCGGCCTGCACGACACCGCCGGACGCCTGCCATGGCTCCCCGGGCACGTACTCCAACGGAGCGTGCACCTACCCGCCGAAGGCCGCGGGCACCCTCTGCGATGACAGTAACTCGTGTACGACGAGCGACGTCTGCGACGGTGCGGGCATCTGTCGCGGCTCGGAACTGAGCTGCAACAACCCTCCCAATCAGTGCTACCAGTCCGCAGGCACCTGCACAAACGGCACCTGCTCCTATGTGCCGAAGGCCGCGGGCGCCAGCTGCGATGACAGCAACTCGTGCACGACGGGCGATGTCTGCAACGGTGCGGGCTCCTGTGGCGGCTCCCCCCTGAGTTGCAGCACCGCCAGCAACAACTACTGCAGCGGCAATGACATCCGGCGGACCACTGGCACTGGCACCTGCAGCGGCGGCTCCTGCCAGTCCACCGACGTCCTCGTGCAGACATGCCAGACCGGCAGCAGCGGACCCTACTGCAGCGGCAACGGCGCCTACGAGACTGTCTACGGCGGCTGCTCCAACGGGGCCTGCACATCCTCCCAGCAACTCATCGAGTCGTGCTCCACCTCCAGCAGCAACTACTGCAGCGGCAACACCGTCCGGAAGCTCACCGGCACCGGTTGCAGCGGCGGCAACTGCGGCTCCACCGACACCCTCGTCCAGACGTGCTCCACCGCGAGCAACGACTACTGCAGCGGCAACACCGTCCGCAGGACCACCGGCACCGGTTGCAGCGGCGGCTCCTGCGGCTCCACGGACACCGCCGTCCAGACGTGCTCCCCGGTGGACAGCTATTCGTGCAGCGGCAACACCGTCCAGAAGACCACCAGCGGCTTCTGCAGCGGTGGTGGATGCGGTGGCAGCACCACCACCAACGTCACGACGTGCTCCCCCTTCGACACCTACTCTTGCAACGGCAACACCGTCCAGAAGACCACCAACGGCCTCTGTAGCGGCAGCGGCTGCGGTGGCAGCAGCACCACCAACGTCAGGACGTGCTCGCCCGTGGACACCTACACCTGCAACGGCAACACCGTTCAGAAGACCACCCGAGGCATTTGCCTTGGCAATGGCTGCAATGGTTCCTCCGCCACCACCGACGTCACGACGTGCACGCCCTATGACGTCTACACCTGCAGCGGCAACACCATTCAGAGGATCACCAGCGGCCTTTGCATCGCCGGCGGCGGCTGTATTGGCACAGTCGTCACCGATGTCCAGACCTGTGGCAGTGGCCAGACGTGCAGCGGCGGAACGTGCGTCAGTTCCGGTGCGAGATGGGTCAACACGGGTACGTGCGACGATGGCTCCCGCGCCTGCCGGACCGTCAACTGCAACAACTTCTCCCCGGATGGACCCTGCGCACAGCTGGGCTCTGCTTGTGCCGTCGGCAGCAGCCCCAGATACCAGTGGGTGTGCCTGTAG
- a CDS encoding kelch repeat-containing protein has protein sequence MDVMRASRVLLLGLVFVAAGCSSKPPEEKPLAQSASPLVVEGWTETAPMAEARKYHAGVVLPSGKVLVTGGYNASGYLSSSTLFDPVTGAWTAAASMPEPRQIHTAALLPSGKVLVVGGENATGRLASAAVYSPDTNTWASAGSFASGVARASLTATPLPSGKVLVAGGGNSGGPKFNVDVYEPVAGTWSVGPSLGVARRDHTATLLTTGQVLVAGGVGGASLATAEVYDPTSNTWAATGSLAAARYNHTATRLPSGKVLVVGGRNSSGLLATAEEYDPSTGQWSATDALGTARELHSATLLSTGKVLVTGGMYGSAATAALASSEVYDPATRQWSAAGPMVGARYSHVAVSLATQAKVLVVGGIGATGASLKTAEVYGYDACAGVTCNSAPGACYEAAGTCSNGVCSYALKAAGATCDDGDACTGTDVCNGAGVCAGSATQCGSPPGQCYAAAGACSDGTCSYSYKEAGASCDDADACTVDETCNGAGGCAGTPVTCNSPPSQCFEAAGTCSEGACSYAPKAAGTACDDGNGGTINDVCSGAGVCAGVPACTTPPDACHGLPGTYSNGACTYPPKATGTLCDDGNACTTGDVCNGAGTCGGAALSCNSPPSQCHQAAGTCSNGTCSYAPKSLGAICDDGNACTTGDICNGAGTCGGSELSCNSPPSQCYEAAGTCSNGTCSYVPKASGASCNDGNACTTGDVCNGTGTCGGSALSCNSPPNQCYQSAGTCSNGTCSYVPKSSGASCDDSNACTTGDVCNGSGTCGGTALSCSTASTNYCSGNDVRKTTGTGTCSGGSCQSTDVLVQSCQTGTSGPFCSGNGAYQTVYGGCSNGACTSTQQLIESCSTSSSNYCSGNTVRKLTGTGCSGGSCGSTDTVVQNCATGSSNYCSGNTVRKTSYTGCSGGSCGVTDTLVQTCATGTSSPFCSGNSVYQTVNGGCSGGSCSSSQQLVQTCSTTSTNYCSGNDVRKSTGTGCSGGSCGSSDSFVQTCSTASTTYCSGNNVRRTTGTGCSGGNCGSSDTLVQTCSTASTTYCSGNTVRRTTGTGCSGSGTCGSTDTLVQTCNSQFEMCSDGACVSNDGLWQLVGSCSTRCPSNECWPPVNPDGQDCRPVGSTCFAYGGPTGRNEWKCAPY, from the coding sequence ATGGACGTGATGAGAGCCAGCAGGGTCCTGCTGCTGGGACTGGTCTTTGTCGCAGCAGGCTGTAGCAGCAAGCCACCGGAAGAGAAGCCGCTGGCCCAAAGCGCTTCGCCGTTGGTGGTGGAGGGGTGGACCGAGACCGCGCCCATGGCGGAGGCCCGCAAGTACCACGCGGGCGTGGTGCTGCCTTCCGGCAAGGTGCTGGTGACGGGCGGCTACAACGCCAGCGGGTATCTGTCCTCCTCCACCCTCTTCGACCCCGTGACTGGCGCGTGGACAGCGGCCGCCTCCATGCCGGAGCCCCGGCAGATCCACACCGCGGCGCTGCTGCCTTCGGGCAAGGTGCTCGTGGTTGGCGGAGAGAACGCGACGGGCCGTCTGGCTTCCGCGGCGGTGTATTCCCCTGACACCAATACCTGGGCCTCCGCGGGGAGCTTTGCCTCGGGCGTGGCACGGGCCTCCCTGACGGCGACGCCGTTGCCTTCGGGCAAGGTGCTGGTGGCGGGCGGTGGCAACTCCGGCGGCCCCAAGTTCAATGTGGATGTGTATGAGCCAGTGGCGGGAACCTGGAGTGTCGGCCCGAGTCTGGGAGTGGCGCGGCGCGACCATACGGCGACGCTGCTGACGACCGGGCAGGTGCTGGTGGCGGGCGGCGTCGGGGGCGCGAGCCTGGCGACGGCGGAAGTGTATGACCCGACGAGCAATACGTGGGCTGCGACGGGAAGCCTGGCGGCGGCGCGCTACAACCACACGGCGACGCGGCTGCCTTCGGGCAAGGTGCTGGTGGTGGGTGGCCGCAACAGCAGCGGGCTGCTGGCGACAGCGGAGGAATACGACCCGAGCACCGGGCAGTGGAGCGCGACGGACGCGCTGGGCACGGCCAGGGAGCTGCACTCAGCAACCCTGCTGAGCACCGGCAAGGTGCTGGTAACGGGCGGCATGTATGGCAGCGCAGCGACGGCCGCACTGGCGAGCTCGGAGGTGTACGACCCGGCCACCCGGCAGTGGAGTGCGGCGGGCCCCATGGTCGGTGCGAGGTATTCGCATGTGGCGGTCTCGCTGGCGACGCAGGCCAAGGTGTTGGTGGTGGGCGGTATTGGCGCCACCGGCGCGAGCCTGAAGACGGCGGAGGTCTACGGGTACGACGCGTGCGCTGGGGTGACGTGCAACAGCGCTCCGGGGGCCTGCTACGAGGCGGCGGGGACGTGCAGCAATGGCGTGTGCAGCTACGCGCTGAAGGCGGCTGGGGCCACCTGCGACGACGGGGATGCGTGCACCGGGACGGACGTATGCAACGGCGCGGGCGTGTGCGCGGGAAGCGCCACCCAGTGCGGCAGTCCTCCGGGGCAGTGCTACGCGGCGGCGGGGGCGTGCAGCGACGGGACGTGCTCCTATTCGTACAAGGAAGCCGGTGCCTCGTGTGATGACGCGGATGCGTGCACGGTGGATGAGACGTGCAACGGAGCGGGCGGGTGCGCGGGCACGCCGGTGACTTGCAACAGCCCTCCGAGCCAGTGCTTCGAGGCAGCGGGGACGTGCAGTGAGGGCGCGTGCTCCTATGCGCCGAAGGCGGCGGGCACGGCCTGTGATGACGGCAATGGCGGCACCATCAACGACGTGTGCAGCGGAGCAGGCGTCTGCGCGGGCGTCCCGGCCTGCACGACGCCGCCGGATGCCTGCCATGGCTTGCCGGGCACCTACTCCAACGGAGCGTGCACCTACCCGCCGAAGGCCACGGGCACCCTCTGCGATGATGGCAACGCCTGCACGACGGGCGATGTCTGCAACGGTGCTGGCACGTGCGGTGGTGCGGCCCTGAGCTGCAACAGCCCTCCCAGCCAGTGCCACCAGGCCGCCGGCACCTGCTCCAACGGCACTTGCAGCTATGCGCCGAAGTCCTTGGGTGCGATCTGTGATGACGGCAACGCGTGCACGACGGGCGACATCTGCAACGGGGCCGGTACTTGCGGCGGCTCGGAGCTGAGCTGCAACAGCCCGCCCAGCCAGTGCTACGAGGCGGCGGGAACCTGCTCCAACGGCACCTGCTCCTATGTGCCGAAAGCCTCGGGGGCCAGCTGCAATGACGGCAATGCGTGCACGACCGGCGACGTCTGCAACGGTACCGGCACCTGTGGCGGCTCGGCGCTGAGCTGCAACAGCCCGCCCAATCAGTGCTACCAGTCCGCCGGCACCTGCTCCAACGGCACCTGTTCCTACGTGCCGAAGTCCTCGGGCGCCAGCTGCGATGACAGCAACGCGTGCACGACGGGTGACGTGTGCAATGGCTCCGGCACCTGCGGCGGCACGGCGCTGAGTTGCAGCACCGCGAGCACCAATTACTGCAGCGGAAATGACGTCCGGAAGACCACCGGCACGGGCACCTGCAGCGGTGGCTCCTGCCAGTCCACCGACGTCCTCGTGCAGTCGTGCCAGACAGGCACCAGCGGCCCCTTCTGCAGCGGCAATGGTGCCTACCAGACCGTTTACGGCGGCTGCTCCAACGGTGCATGCACGTCCACCCAGCAGCTCATCGAGTCGTGCTCCACCTCCAGCAGCAACTACTGCAGCGGCAACACCGTCCGGAAGCTGACCGGCACTGGATGCAGCGGCGGCTCCTGCGGCTCCACCGACACCGTCGTCCAGAACTGCGCCACCGGGAGCAGCAACTACTGCAGCGGCAACACCGTCCGGAAGACCTCCTACACCGGTTGCAGCGGTGGCTCCTGTGGCGTCACCGACACGCTCGTCCAGACGTGCGCGACGGGCACCAGCAGCCCATTCTGCAGCGGCAACAGCGTCTACCAGACCGTCAATGGCGGCTGCAGCGGAGGCTCCTGCTCGTCCAGCCAGCAGCTCGTCCAGACGTGCTCCACCACGAGCACGAACTACTGCAGCGGCAATGATGTGCGGAAGAGCACCGGCACCGGTTGCAGCGGCGGCTCCTGCGGGTCCTCCGACTCCTTCGTCCAGACGTGCTCCACCGCGAGCACGACCTATTGCAGCGGCAATAACGTGCGGAGGACCACTGGCACCGGCTGTAGCGGTGGCAACTGTGGCTCCAGCGACACCTTGGTCCAGACGTGCTCCACCGCGAGCACGACCTACTGCAGCGGCAACACCGTCCGGAGGACGACTGGCACGGGTTGCAGCGGCAGTGGTACCTGCGGCTCCACGGACACCCTGGTCCAGACGTGCAACAGCCAGTTCGAGATGTGCAGCGACGGCGCATGCGTTTCCAACGATGGGCTCTGGCAGTTGGTGGGTTCGTGCAGCACGCGGTGCCCATCCAATGAATGCTGGCCCCCCGTCAACCCGGACGGTCAGGACTGCAGGCCGGTGGGTTCCACCTGCTTCGCTTACGGCGGTCCCACCGGTCGTAACGAATGGAAGTGCGCACCGTACTGA
- a CDS encoding acyltransferase family protein, which yields MIRKTLSEELFFVRGMSLMLVVLVHVIGVEPFQGVRKLFSPERAELRFASEFIHSFNMAVMIIGSGVAVSLFGAPDRSFREFAHKKLRKLVVPMLVWAPVFLFAHELTQARPRTPGGWLALLGRFPAAWFPPYAIFWFIHALVGCTCLAWVYQRIVPARYNWNGLSYLALSWLSYAAVELLESPMSDIGMRYLRFILFWNCLFGLGMSLSPWLALARTRLSQLPLALQGLVPSGFLGLLVSFHVSGLAEGHLDPRLITGPLGFCLQFTLAFFLLGVARSLGATWKGLARWIVYLGSISMPLYLFHIYFVSGVRLALGKVLPGAPLALHLALGVFGGLMGPLGLYLLLERNRAFRWSIGLRGVPLDTPNSARMSPLAPGHLGWRHRP from the coding sequence GTGATTCGCAAGACACTCTCCGAGGAACTGTTCTTCGTCCGCGGCATGAGCCTGATGCTCGTGGTGCTGGTCCATGTGATCGGCGTGGAGCCCTTCCAGGGGGTGCGCAAGCTCTTCTCCCCGGAGCGAGCGGAGCTCCGGTTCGCCTCGGAGTTCATCCACAGCTTCAACATGGCGGTGATGATCATCGGTTCGGGCGTGGCGGTGTCACTCTTCGGCGCGCCGGACAGGTCCTTCCGGGAGTTCGCGCACAAGAAGCTGCGCAAGCTCGTCGTCCCGATGTTGGTGTGGGCGCCCGTCTTCCTCTTTGCCCATGAGCTCACCCAGGCGCGCCCGCGAACACCTGGCGGATGGCTGGCGCTGCTGGGCCGGTTCCCTGCCGCCTGGTTCCCTCCATACGCCATCTTCTGGTTCATTCACGCCCTGGTGGGCTGTACCTGTCTGGCGTGGGTGTATCAGCGCATCGTGCCCGCCCGGTACAATTGGAACGGACTGAGCTACCTGGCACTGTCCTGGCTGTCGTATGCCGCTGTCGAGCTCCTGGAATCTCCGATGTCTGACATTGGGATGAGATACCTCCGCTTCATCCTCTTCTGGAACTGCCTCTTCGGTCTGGGAATGAGCCTGTCCCCCTGGCTGGCGCTGGCGCGCACCCGGCTGTCCCAGTTGCCTCTGGCGCTCCAGGGACTGGTGCCCTCGGGGTTCCTGGGGCTGCTGGTCTCTTTCCATGTCTCGGGGCTCGCGGAGGGGCATCTGGATCCGCGCCTGATCACGGGGCCGCTGGGCTTCTGCCTGCAATTCACCCTGGCCTTCTTCCTCCTGGGTGTTGCCCGGAGCCTGGGTGCGACGTGGAAGGGGTTGGCGAGGTGGATTGTCTACCTGGGCTCGATCAGCATGCCGCTCTACCTCTTCCACATCTATTTCGTGTCCGGAGTGAGGCTGGCTTTGGGAAAGGTGCTGCCAGGAGCGCCGCTCGCGCTGCACCTGGCGCTGGGCGTGTTCGGAGGGCTGATGGGGCCCCTGGGCCTCTACCTCCTCCTGGAGAGGAATCGGGCCTTCCGCTGGAGCATCGGCCTGCGTGGTGTCCCTTTGGACACGCCGAACTCGGCGCGAATGAGTCCCCTGGCACCCGGCCACCTCGGGTGGAGGCATCGACCATGA
- a CDS encoding glycosyltransferase family 4 protein: MTAVERPGRRVVHVLRKYDPREWGGTETHVVEVTRRLAALGWGPEVHAPAGPSEPDRALGPEVPLLRYQAFCPFLGPAEKRRALVANAGNLATFDEPLRLAKDAGLALAHLHTAGRIGGAVRTAMRLTRRPYVISVHGPLLARKSWLEQDTARRLSGLMDMGQPIGWLFGARRVIQDAARVITFNEEERRALSEVVGDRAVRLDQGVDLKRMATGSAQRARERWPRFARARVVTLVGRISPQKNQVLAVRAFAVGAPEDHHLVLAGATVDAAYGEQLKQEIQALGLGERVHVLGNLDAAREVPDLLALSRLVLVPSAHEAFGLAVLEAWAAGRPALLAVHSGLADLAGAIGPEGLSVPTLEVEDWAQALRQALANPVRLDVAARAGAAQVRQRFSWDVVASKVAELYQAVLEEGARR, translated from the coding sequence ATGACGGCTGTGGAGCGCCCCGGGCGGCGCGTGGTGCATGTCCTTCGCAAGTACGACCCGCGTGAGTGGGGCGGGACGGAGACGCACGTCGTGGAGGTAACGCGGCGGCTGGCGGCGTTGGGCTGGGGGCCGGAGGTGCACGCACCGGCGGGGCCCTCGGAGCCGGATCGAGCGCTGGGCCCCGAGGTGCCGCTGCTGCGCTATCAGGCCTTCTGTCCGTTCCTGGGCCCGGCCGAGAAGCGAAGGGCGCTCGTCGCCAATGCCGGCAACCTGGCCACCTTCGATGAGCCGCTCCGGCTCGCGAAGGACGCGGGCCTCGCCCTGGCGCACCTGCACACGGCGGGGCGCATCGGCGGAGCCGTGCGGACGGCCATGCGTCTCACGAGGCGCCCCTATGTCATCTCCGTGCATGGGCCACTGCTGGCGCGGAAGTCCTGGCTGGAGCAGGACACCGCGCGGCGGCTGTCAGGGCTCATGGATATGGGCCAGCCCATTGGATGGCTATTCGGCGCCCGGCGCGTCATCCAGGACGCCGCGCGAGTCATCACCTTCAACGAAGAGGAGCGTCGCGCCCTGTCCGAGGTGGTCGGGGACCGGGCCGTGAGATTGGATCAGGGGGTCGACCTGAAGCGGATGGCCACGGGAAGCGCGCAGCGGGCGAGAGAGCGTTGGCCCCGGTTCGCCCGCGCACGTGTGGTCACCCTGGTGGGGCGCATCTCTCCGCAGAAGAACCAGGTGCTAGCGGTGAGGGCCTTCGCCGTGGGGGCGCCCGAGGATCATCACCTGGTCCTCGCCGGCGCGACGGTGGACGCAGCCTATGGAGAACAGCTGAAGCAAGAGATCCAGGCACTGGGGCTCGGCGAGCGCGTCCATGTCCTCGGCAACCTGGACGCGGCCCGCGAGGTTCCGGATCTGCTGGCGCTCTCCAGGCTCGTGCTGGTGCCCTCGGCGCACGAGGCCTTCGGACTGGCGGTGTTGGAGGCGTGGGCGGCGGGGAGGCCGGCATTGCTGGCGGTGCACTCGGGCCTGGCGGATCTCGCCGGAGCCATTGGTCCGGAAGGGCTGAGCGTGCCGACCCTGGAGGTGGAGGACTGGGCCCAGGCGCTGCGGCAGGCACTCGCCAACCCCGTGCGGCTGGACGTGGCGGCGCGAGCGGGTGCCGCGCAGGTGCGTCAGCGCTTCAGCTGGGACGTGGTGGCGAGCAAGGTCGCGGAGCTCTACCAGGCGGTCCTCGAGGAAGGAGCGCGGCGATGA
- a CDS encoding glycosyltransferase family 4 protein, with amino-acid sequence MRVTVLTNLYPPDVLGGYELLARDVVEGLERRGHEVDVLTSGDGSENGRVLRSLRLARRFGRPAGRDRLRHFAAGARNTAAVRRYLKDHGRPDAVLVMSLRRLGLAPLRVLHEAGVPAIVTVNDDWPVAFSVGRDARPWARLGSVLDSLLVPSRTWTGIQPAGVAWLSDAVRRTCLAAGVPLDFGVVRPQGVDLSRFTPRPFRPMRPEPRLLFVGRLHPSKAPDAAIDTLAALEKRGVKATLTLAGAADDPAYLTSLRQRARVLRVDGRVAWAGQLPREQLLPLYQDADALLFASKLEHEGQGLTYLEAMACGLPVAASPSGGARDFLDRHDASLLVKACTGEAFAEALAALHRDAAAQEVLVQRALDIVREHASLDAYVRGIEELLLDAAQAHCLRSTTR; translated from the coding sequence GTGAGAGTCACCGTCCTTACCAACCTGTACCCGCCCGACGTCCTCGGCGGCTACGAGCTGCTCGCACGAGATGTGGTGGAGGGGTTGGAGCGACGCGGCCACGAGGTCGACGTCCTCACCAGCGGCGATGGCTCCGAGAACGGGCGCGTGCTGCGGTCCCTGCGCCTGGCTCGCCGCTTCGGCCGGCCCGCGGGACGGGATCGCCTCCGTCACTTCGCGGCTGGTGCGCGGAACACGGCGGCGGTGCGCCGCTACTTGAAGGACCATGGCAGGCCGGATGCGGTGCTGGTCATGAGCCTGCGGAGACTGGGGCTCGCGCCGCTGCGGGTGCTCCACGAGGCAGGCGTCCCCGCGATCGTCACGGTGAACGACGACTGGCCGGTGGCGTTCAGCGTGGGGCGCGACGCGCGGCCCTGGGCTCGGCTGGGCAGCGTGCTCGATTCGCTGCTGGTGCCTTCACGAACTTGGACCGGCATCCAGCCCGCAGGGGTCGCGTGGCTTTCGGACGCGGTCCGGCGCACGTGCCTCGCGGCGGGTGTGCCGCTGGACTTCGGTGTCGTGCGGCCACAGGGCGTGGACCTGTCGCGCTTCACCCCTCGTCCCTTCCGGCCCATGCGCCCGGAGCCTCGGCTGCTCTTCGTCGGCCGGCTCCATCCGAGCAAGGCCCCCGATGCGGCCATCGACACCCTGGCGGCCTTGGAGAAGCGCGGCGTCAAGGCCACCCTCACGCTCGCGGGCGCGGCGGACGATCCGGCCTATCTCACGTCCTTGCGGCAACGGGCGCGGGTGCTGCGGGTAGACGGACGCGTGGCATGGGCCGGGCAACTTCCCCGCGAGCAGTTGCTTCCGCTGTATCAGGATGCGGATGCGCTCCTGTTCGCGTCAAAGCTGGAGCACGAGGGCCAGGGCCTCACGTATCTGGAGGCCATGGCCTGCGGCCTGCCGGTGGCGGCGTCCCCCAGCGGCGGTGCCCGTGACTTCCTTGATCGGCACGACGCTTCGCTGCTGGTGAAGGCGTGCACGGGTGAAGCCTTCGCCGAGGCGCTGGCGGCCCTCCACCGGGACGCGGCGGCACAGGAGGTGCTCGTCCAGCGGGCGCTCGACATCGTGCGAGAACACGCGTCACTCGACGCCTACGTTCGCGGCATCGAGGAACTGCTACTCGATGCGGCTCAAGCTCACTGCCTCCGCAGCACCACCCGCTGA
- a CDS encoding PIG-L deacetylase family protein, with protein sequence MMDGSPVRRGLRRLQRLALGRRARTFNEDELRCPAMVFAPHPDDETLGCGGAILQKRRAGAAVRIVLLTDGASSHAHLISRDELKAQRAQEALGAAKVLGVEEADVFLLGFPDGALDSNREAAVARVEDLLRRHRPEHLFVPYARGEHADHVSTNHLVHEAVARVGRPVTVFEYAVWAWRHWPMVGFGRTRRQQRSVLAGTVSTRLGLRILKDFRTKVSLRGVVEQKRAALALHASQMERRDAEPRWHTLHDVDGGEFLPCFFEEEELYRRIDIAAR encoded by the coding sequence ATGATGGACGGAAGCCCGGTGAGGAGGGGACTTCGTCGCTTGCAGCGGCTGGCGCTGGGACGGCGAGCCCGCACGTTCAACGAGGACGAGCTCCGGTGTCCCGCGATGGTGTTCGCGCCGCACCCGGATGACGAGACGCTGGGGTGTGGGGGCGCCATCCTCCAGAAGCGGCGCGCGGGAGCGGCGGTGCGGATCGTCCTCCTGACGGACGGCGCCAGCTCACACGCGCACCTGATCTCACGCGACGAACTGAAGGCGCAGAGGGCGCAAGAGGCGCTGGGCGCGGCGAAGGTTCTAGGTGTGGAGGAGGCGGACGTCTTCCTGCTGGGCTTTCCCGACGGCGCGCTGGACTCGAACCGGGAGGCGGCAGTGGCCAGGGTGGAGGACCTGCTGCGGAGGCACCGGCCGGAGCACCTCTTCGTCCCGTACGCTCGGGGCGAACACGCGGACCACGTGAGCACGAACCACCTCGTGCATGAGGCAGTGGCAAGGGTAGGGCGGCCCGTCACGGTGTTCGAGTACGCGGTATGGGCCTGGAGGCACTGGCCCATGGTGGGCTTCGGAAGGACACGAAGGCAGCAGCGGTCGGTGCTCGCGGGGACGGTGTCGACGAGGCTGGGACTGCGGATCCTCAAGGACTTCCGGACGAAGGTGTCCCTCCGGGGCGTGGTGGAGCAGAAGCGAGCCGCGCTGGCGCTGCACGCCTCGCAGATGGAGCGCCGAGACGCGGAGCCTCGCTGGCACACGCTGCACGACGTGGACGGAGGCGAGTTCCTCCCGTGCTTCTTCGAGGAAGAGGAGCTCTACCGGCGCATCGACATCGCGGCGCGCTGA